The Cytobacillus oceanisediminis genomic interval TTTTTGTATTAGGAAATAAAATATTCTCCAAAAGAACCTAAAAAGGAGATGAACTAAAGCTTGGGCTTCTAGTATGATTGTAGAAAGATATTAAATTATCGGGGATATATCCCCGAAGGTCAGGGTAGGACATAATATATTGGTTAAAAAAATTTACAATTGCTGCATTCTTTGTATACACTAAGAATGATTATCAATTAAGCATTGAAAATATATTCGGAATAAAAATAACGATTACCGGAGAGGAGGGACCAAGATGTGGCCATTTTCATCCAGCAAACAGAACAAAAATGCCGTCGATGCAGCCAGTTATATTTCCATTAAAGAAACGACGGAAGAAGCAAAAATCGAAAAGATGGTAACTAAGCTGGAACATATTTTTTACAGCACATCCAGGGAAATCGTTATTTTGTGCATTGGTTCTGACCGCTCAACAGGAGACTCTCTAGGGCCATTGGCAGGAAAGATTCTCAAGGAAAAAAACATTCCCTATCCAATATATGGGACCTTGCAGGAGCCTGTTCACGCATTGAATATCAAAAAGGTACTTAAAGAAATCAAAGAAACCCATGATGATCCGTTTATATTTGGCATAGATGCCTGCCTCGGAGACGAGCGGCAAATCGGCTATATTTTAATAAGGGAAGGGTCGTTTATTCCGGGAAATGCAGTGAATCGGGCTCTTCCGAGTGTGGGTGATTATCATTTGAAGGCGATTGTTAACACGCTGGATCCATTATCACCTGTTCATTCCTTAAATAGCACAAGATTATATATGGTTTTAAAACTGGCTGAAATCATTGCGGAAATCATTTCACGTGTAGCGGCAAATGACCATACTTCCAGAGGAGTGATTGAAAAA includes:
- the yyaC gene encoding spore protease YyaC, with product MWPFSSSKQNKNAVDAASYISIKETTEEAKIEKMVTKLEHIFYSTSREIVILCIGSDRSTGDSLGPLAGKILKEKNIPYPIYGTLQEPVHALNIKKVLKEIKETHDDPFIFGIDACLGDERQIGYILIREGSFIPGNAVNRALPSVGDYHLKAIVNTLDPLSPVHSLNSTRLYMVLKLAEIIAEIISRVAANDHTSRGVIEKMNVPQT